CTCTAATTTTGGGGGTTGATTAAAGAAAGAGAATGGATGAATTCTAAAAGCTCAAGGTCCAAGAAGTTGACTTGGGAGAAACCCTAATCTTGGCTCAGAACAAGGTAcataaagaaaaattgaatcTGTTTGgaaagaaaggagagagaacATGAGAAAGAAAGCAAAGAGTGAATCCTCACTATTGAATTTGAAGTTTTGGAAGCATTGCACCTACACTAACGGGAGCACTCCGCCAAGATGTAGAACAAGGTTATGAGTTCAGATGCTGGGTTCAGTGCATAGAGTCAAAGTTGTTATTCATCATCTCCTTTATGTTTTACTCTCTTGTATTTTTGTTTCAATGATATCTTTCTTAGTTTTCTTTGAGAGgtaaaaggcaagaaagagaggcATTGAGAAAAAAAGTCATAGAGTGAAAAAGGCTGAGAGATATACTTGACGAAAAATCCAAGAGagattttagttttcttttagtTGTATTTTCTGTCTTGTGTCATGTACATGAGAGGTATCCCTTGCTAAGTTGGGTAAGCACTTAGTGTGGTGATTCTAGGTATTAGCCTAACCAGGTCAAGTTTATGTTGAAGCTTGTGTACCCAGATAGGATTGTGATGAGTCCTagggaattggtgtatgtaatacttggATCATAGTGAAAATTACACCAACTTTGTGGTAGAGACtagatgtaggttgcattgcacaaggcaacTGAATCAGGATACATGGCTGTgtcatcttcttcctctctacttaagttctattttctggtttttatgagacaaaacaaaattgtCTCCTGAATTATCTGCTGCATAAACTTAACTTAAATCAAGTTCAAAGATCTGTGTCTAAGGCTTAATTATTCAAAGTTAAAGAAAGCCATAGATTTAACCACCCCTTCTATAAGACTTCTGGAACCttcaaaaaattatgaaattatttgacaaataagaaaataaactagATGATGAATTCAGACGTCTTTGTCAGCACCGTCTATCTCCTTTTCATGTTGATATTGCAGCCACCGTCTATCTCTTTTGTATGTTGCTGTCATCGCTACCATCTATCTCCTTTGCATGTTGTGCCGCCGCCTCCGACTATCTCCTTTACACGTCGCAAGATCTGCAGCTGTTTGCCAATATTTTTTGCCGTTGCTGCCTCTACAAGAATCGTTGCAGCCTCCTTTGCTTAATGTCATGTCTGTCATCCTCTCTATCTTCTTTGCTATCTTCTAGATGTACatttcttcctctctttctctGGATGTACATTTGCTTTTGCTTCTCTTTGATGACATCGTATTCTTCTTCCTCCACCTCTATTTCCTACTACATCTTCCTCCTTTggttctctatttttttaatgtatattttattgtttatttatatGAGTTTTTATTAGTGTTTGTTAGATTGATCAATTATACTATAAAGACTAAAGAGCCTATTAGATATTGTGTTGTCttatttgattgatttttttattagttgaaTGGCTATAGGAAAGTAGTGGTAATAGTAGTGGTTGTAGAAAAGAAGGGGACAATGGTCTTTTTGTTATGTGTAcatagtatttttgttgttttttattagGTCTTATTAATAAAAGACTCGAATCCacaaatttttaagaataaactTTATCACCTGTATCAATTATTCTTGATTCACAATTTTCAGAAGTTTCAATGTAAATGCGCTTATGTACTAACGGTAGTCTTTGTCTTGTTGTTTTATGTCATTATTGTATATAATCTTGTGAAAACAAATAACAtgaattattatttgatttttgttggCTCTATCTTCCTTCGTTTTGCCACCGTCTATCTCCTTCGCACGTTATGCTGTTGCCGCCGACTATCTTCTTCGCACGTCGCAAGATCTGCAACTGTTCATCAGTCTTTTCCACCATTGCTACCTCTACAAGAATTGATGCAGCCTCCATTGCTCAATGTGGTGTCTGGCGTCCAAATCTCTGTCTTCGCTGCCATCTTCTAGATGTacctttcttcctcttcttttctaaaTGTACATTTATCTTTGCCTCTTTTTCATGACATCGTGTTCTTCCTCCACCTCTATTTCCCACTACATTTTCTTCCTTTGGTTCtttacatttttatatatattttatcgtttatttatatgaatttttgaTTAATGTTTTTTAGATTGATCAATTATACTATAAAGAACCTATTAGATATTGTGTTGttttatttgattgatttttttattagttgaaTGATGGTAGAAAAGCAGTGGTGATGGTAGTGGCTGCAGAGAATAAGGGGGCAATGATATTTTTGTTACGTATACAtagtattgttgttgttttttattagGTCTTACTAATAAAAGACTCGAATCCACGTCTTTTTAAGAACTAAATTGTACCTAATCAGATCAAGCTCCAAAGTTGTTAACTTGAACTAGATGATGAGTTGGATCTAAAGCTTTTAATATTCTACACCTAATTTGGAACTTTAGTAATGGACAAACAGTGGATAAAACTCTTTAATGTGCGTGTAAATTCAAATTATGCGTGAGCTTATAATATTTAGGATTGAAAATTGATCAATTtatctcaaataaaaaaataaactagatGATGAGTTCCGCCgaagaaaataataaacagagccgtattttttttcctgaaagaaaagaataaattttacTTACACTAAAAGAGTACGAGAAATATCATTAACAATCATaaaaagagttgataaaataaaaCGAATTACAACAtttgtaattattaaatttatttatatcacATAAATAGTTCTCTGTTACCTACAAAAACTAGATAAACAACTCAACTTTTCAGACTCTATAAAGTTTTTGGCAGATAACATTAATTAGTATCCACATCTGCTGGTGAGGCTGTTTGGTCAAGGTCAATAGCATCCTCGATTGAGGAAGAATGCATGTTGAGATCTTCAGCAATGACATTATTTGTCACCACATTTGTTGTTGTAGGAATCACATTATCTGCTATGTCATTAGTTGTTACAATTGTGACACCATCTTGAATTGCATTTGTTGTTCCTGGTGGTGAAGGGAAACTCTGTTCATGTAATGATAACTTAAGAACTTTGTGGCTACCCCTTGAGGAATCCGGAATATCCGGCACGACAGCGATGGCGGCAGGAGCAGTATAGGGGACACCATTAGAAGAAGGGTCAGATGAGTACCTCTTCTTGATTTGGTTGCTGATATTTTGCTTGAAAGTGGCCAAAACAAGCTGCAAGGttacattaataattaataatgacTCAAAGTATATAGTTTATGCTTTGAACAATATGGTACATCATTGAGCTAACAAGTAATAAAATGTTTTTGGATATAATGTGTTTATTTTGGACAAGAATGGTATATTGAGAATCCGATTAAATGAGAATAGTACGCTACCAACTCTATTAATGGATAATAGATATATCATTAAAATAAGTATAATCATTATCTTAGAAAGCTGTTATGACATCGAAATATAATTTAAGGTTGTAAATGCCTAATGGTTACAGACAGACTGGGCCGTTCGAATGAACTGGACCGCCCTGGCTGTCCAGGTAGTCCGAAAGGTATAATATAAGAAAAAGGGAAACTCATGAGGTAAGGAATAATTCACTACAATCTTACTAAGTGCGCTACTGACTTAAGCATCAAAGTGCTATGTAGGTTGCCCTTCCGACCTGGTGTAGACATAACTCAAGTTAGGATCCCAGAATCTCGTAAGCTCGTAACCACACCCAAAAGGTACGAATAGTATACAAACACCACAAATCCAAGTTGCTTCTATATATGGAAAGCTTATTACTACTAGACATTGGCATAAAGCATTCTTTGAATCCTAtctttgattgaaaattaataacatTACTTTAAACATAAGGAACAGTAGTGACAAAATATGAACATGTTTATATGAAATGGTTTACTTGAATAGGGGCAGCAGCAATCAAAGAGTTCTCAATGCCACCACCAAAAACCCTGCCATCAGGTTTAGCAAGAGAAACACTCAACATGCCATCTTTGCGATATGCATTACCATTGCCATTGGTGTAGGTGCATGATCCAGATAAAGATAAAATCTCAAACCTACCCTGTATATATATGTAACACAAAATCAATTgggaaagaataagaaaaacaatgtcttttttattgttgataGTTACCTCATATCTCAATAGACCACCAGGTTGGCGAATTACAACACTAGACACAGAACCAGTAGCTGAAAGTATGCAAACAGCACGAGGGCCTTTTTGGAAAAATGACAATATCCTACTTACCACATCCTGAAATAtcataaattaaatatcaataattaatcgTTTTACAGTGTCTAATT
The genomic region above belongs to Arachis duranensis cultivar V14167 chromosome 3, aradu.V14167.gnm2.J7QH, whole genome shotgun sequence and contains:
- the LOC107476492 gene encoding AT-hook motif nuclear-localized protein 7-like isoform X1, producing MEQQNPQQPSNPILDHTSSFNNNTIVPNEAKVAAMTDSGGSDSVSRPEAGGWEQHHGVVVVKRGRGRPRKYFDTDGSGGGMMTSLTSEPPPSGFAEAVASPLESPAVKRGRGRPRGSGKLQILASIGGFVVETAGGSFTPHVMIVGTGEDVVSRILSFFQKGPRAVCILSATGSVSSVVIRQPGGLLRYEGRFEILSLSGSCTYTNGNGNAYRKDGMLSVSLAKPDGRVFGGGIENSLIAAAPIQLVLATFKQNISNQIKKRYSSDPSSNGVPYTAPAAIAVVPDIPDSSRGSHKVLKLSLHEQSFPSPPGTTNAIQDGVTIVTTNDIADNVIPTTTNVVTNNVIAEDLNMHSSSIEDAIDLDQTASPADVDTN
- the LOC107476492 gene encoding AT-hook motif nuclear-localized protein 11-like isoform X2; translation: MEQQNPQQPSNPILDHTSSFNNNTIVPNEAKVAAMTDSGGSDSVSRPEAGGWEQHHGVVVVKRGRGRPRKYFDTDGSGGGMMTSLTSEPPPSGFAEAVASPLESPAVKRGRGRPRGSGKLQILASIGGFVVETAGGSFTPHVMIVGTGEDVVSRILSFFQKGPRAVCILSATGSVSSVVIRQPGGLLRYELVLATFKQNISNQIKKRYSSDPSSNGVPYTAPAAIAVVPDIPDSSRGSHKVLKLSLHEQSFPSPPGTTNAIQDGVTIVTTNDIADNVIPTTTNVVTNNVIAEDLNMHSSSIEDAIDLDQTASPADVDTN